From the genome of Hymenobacter sp. PAMC 26628, one region includes:
- a CDS encoding EamA family transporter produces the protein MSNWLPLALLTALCLASYNFFLKLAAEHLPPAVGAVVLQLVAAALGGAWLLRLKLQGQPLPVSGKGLGLAALAGLGVGLAEILAFVVFRRGVPASVGTPVIVGGSVLFTAVLGLVALREGLSWPQAGGLVLVVAGIALLARGH, from the coding sequence ATGTCCAACTGGCTCCCCCTGGCGCTGCTCACGGCTCTGTGCCTGGCCAGCTACAACTTTTTCCTCAAGCTAGCCGCCGAGCACCTGCCGCCGGCCGTGGGGGCCGTGGTACTGCAACTGGTGGCCGCGGCCCTGGGCGGCGCGTGGCTGCTGCGCCTCAAGCTGCAAGGGCAGCCGCTGCCCGTGAGCGGCAAGGGCCTGGGGCTGGCGGCGCTGGCCGGCCTGGGCGTGGGGCTGGCCGAAATCCTGGCGTTCGTGGTGTTCCGGCGCGGGGTGCCGGCCTCCGTGGGCACGCCCGTGATTGTGGGCGGCTCGGTGCTGTTCACGGCCGTGCTGGGGCTGGTGGCGCTGCGCGAGGGCCTGAGCTGGCCGCAGGCGGGCGGTTTGGTGCTGGTGGTGGCGGGCATTGCGCTGCTGGCGCGCGGGCACTGA
- a CDS encoding NAD(P)H-dependent glycerol-3-phosphate dehydrogenase, whose translation MEKIAMLGGGSWATALTKILSENGARIDWWLRAKDDVQHLLRTRHNPRYLSAVQFDLNLVYPATDLADVVEEADWVVLAVPAAFVQPVLDKLDRDALKHKRVVSAIKGMIPGKNQLVTDYVAERFRLPRTQLGVIAGPCHAEEVALEKQSYLTIGSPDAALAQGFCELLRNRYVRAHPALDLDGIEYCAVMKNIIALTGGIAHGVGYGDNFLAVLVSNAVQEIRRFLQAISPLQRDLSASAYLGDLLVTAYSQFSRNRTFGGMVGRGYSVKSAQLEMNMVAEGYYAVKSIHEINLKLKVHMPITTAAYRVLYEKVSPQVEMELLKEQLR comes from the coding sequence TTGGAAAAAATTGCCATGCTCGGCGGCGGCTCCTGGGCCACTGCCCTCACCAAAATTCTGAGCGAAAACGGCGCCCGTATCGACTGGTGGCTGCGCGCCAAAGACGACGTGCAGCACCTGCTGCGCACCCGCCACAACCCGCGCTACCTCTCGGCGGTGCAGTTCGACCTGAACCTGGTGTACCCCGCCACCGACTTGGCCGACGTGGTGGAGGAGGCCGACTGGGTGGTGCTGGCCGTGCCCGCCGCCTTCGTGCAGCCCGTGCTCGACAAACTCGACCGCGACGCGCTAAAGCACAAGCGGGTTGTGTCGGCCATCAAGGGCATGATTCCCGGCAAAAACCAGCTCGTGACCGACTACGTGGCTGAGCGCTTCCGGCTGCCGCGCACCCAGCTGGGCGTCATCGCGGGGCCCTGCCACGCCGAGGAAGTGGCCTTGGAAAAGCAGAGCTACCTCACCATCGGCTCGCCCGACGCGGCGCTGGCCCAGGGCTTCTGCGAGCTGCTGCGCAACCGCTACGTACGCGCCCACCCGGCCCTGGACCTCGACGGCATCGAGTACTGCGCCGTGATGAAAAACATCATTGCCCTCACCGGCGGCATCGCCCACGGCGTGGGCTACGGCGACAACTTCCTGGCCGTGCTGGTGAGCAACGCGGTGCAGGAAATCCGGCGCTTTCTGCAGGCCATCAGCCCCTTGCAGCGTGACCTCTCGGCCTCCGCCTACCTCGGCGACCTGCTGGTGACGGCCTACTCGCAGTTCTCGCGCAACCGCACCTTCGGCGGCATGGTGGGCCGCGGCTACTCCGTCAAGTCCGCGCAATTGGAGATGAACATGGTGGCCGAAGGCTACTACGCCGTCAAGTCCATCCACGAAATCAACCTCAAGCTCAAAGTCCACATGCCCATCACCACGGCCGCCTACCGCGTGCTCTACGAAAAGGTGTCGCCGCAAGTGGAAATGGAGCTGCTGAAGGAGCAGCTGCGGTGA
- a CDS encoding efflux RND transporter periplasmic adaptor subunit, producing MKNNRLLYSLLALVVVLIVGFAVAKKQGWVGKPVGTEVLVENAGPANITEKVSASGKVQPETEVKISPDVSGEIIALYVQEGDSVKKGQLLLRIRPDNYQAQVNLQSAQVGTQRANVGQADARLQQLMATAKQTEFTYRRNASLYKQKVISQSDYEASQAAYNASQEEINSARQSIRAAQSTVTAASASLEEARKNLNKTTIYAPVSGTVSKLNVKKGERVVGTTQMAGTEIMRIANLNNMEVRVSVNENEVTNVNLGDSAEVEVDAYASRNEKFRGIVTNIANTAKDALTAEAVTEFEVRIRLLPESYRHLVRVVKGQTIVPFRPGMTASVDVITERKPHVLSVPLFAVTTRSDSAVATAGGPGGGGPPGMGRAGGTATLVGPKTSTDKPAIQEVVFVVKDGRAVLTPVKTGITDSKNIEILGGVTAGTPVVTGPFRAVAKELKDGGRVVIKDAKTLSKEALAEPKP from the coding sequence ATGAAAAATAACCGTTTACTCTACTCGTTGCTGGCCCTGGTGGTCGTGCTGATTGTGGGCTTCGCCGTAGCCAAAAAGCAGGGCTGGGTGGGCAAGCCTGTGGGCACCGAAGTGCTCGTGGAAAACGCCGGCCCGGCCAACATCACCGAAAAGGTGAGCGCCTCGGGCAAGGTGCAGCCCGAAACGGAGGTGAAAATCTCGCCCGACGTGTCGGGCGAAATCATTGCGCTGTACGTGCAGGAGGGCGATTCCGTAAAGAAGGGCCAGCTGCTGCTGCGCATTCGCCCCGACAACTACCAAGCCCAGGTGAACTTGCAAAGCGCCCAGGTGGGCACCCAGCGCGCCAACGTGGGCCAGGCCGACGCCCGCCTGCAACAGCTAATGGCCACCGCCAAGCAAACTGAGTTCACGTACCGCCGCAATGCCTCGCTCTACAAACAAAAGGTGATTTCGCAGTCAGATTACGAGGCCAGCCAGGCCGCCTACAACGCTTCGCAGGAGGAAATCAACTCCGCCCGCCAGTCCATCCGCGCCGCCCAAAGCACCGTTACGGCCGCCTCGGCCTCGCTGGAGGAAGCGCGCAAGAACCTGAACAAGACCACCATCTACGCCCCGGTGAGCGGCACGGTGAGCAAGCTGAACGTGAAGAAAGGCGAGCGGGTGGTGGGCACCACCCAGATGGCGGGCACCGAAATTATGCGCATCGCCAACCTCAACAACATGGAGGTGCGCGTGAGCGTGAACGAGAACGAGGTGACCAACGTGAACCTGGGCGACTCGGCCGAGGTGGAGGTGGACGCCTACGCCAGCCGCAACGAGAAGTTCCGCGGCATCGTCACCAACATCGCCAACACGGCCAAGGATGCGCTGACGGCCGAGGCCGTGACCGAATTTGAGGTGCGCATCCGGCTGCTGCCCGAGAGCTACCGCCACCTCGTGCGCGTGGTGAAGGGCCAGACCATCGTGCCCTTCCGCCCGGGCATGACGGCCTCGGTTGACGTCATCACCGAGCGCAAGCCCCACGTGCTCAGCGTGCCGCTATTCGCCGTGACGACCCGCTCCGATTCGGCCGTGGCCACGGCCGGGGGCCCCGGCGGCGGCGGCCCCCCCGGCATGGGCCGGGCCGGCGGCACCGCCACCCTGGTGGGCCCCAAAACCAGCACCGACAAGCCCGCCATCCAGGAAGTGGTGTTCGTGGTGAAGGACGGCCGGGCGGTGCTCACGCCGGTGAAAACGGGCATCACTGATTCCAAGAACATCGAAATTCTGGGCGGCGTAACCGCCGGTACGCCCGTCGTTACGGGGCCCTTCCGGGCCGTGGCCAAGGAGCTGAAGGACGGCGGCCGGGTGGTTATCAAAGACGCCAAAACCCTGAGCAAGGAAGCCCTGGCCGAGCCCAAGCCGTAA
- a CDS encoding TolC family protein, whose product MKTTHPLPGPRWVPGLLALLGVALLPAGPARAQTPVAPPALGTGTPAAPVPTGPWTLQAAVDYALAHNLTVRLNQLQAQGNGQVLRQSKAALLPTVNLNATQGWNYGTYVNPVTSQFQNATTRSNNFAGQAQLVLFQGFQLRNTIKRNGLDYEASLQDTEKSRNDLSLNVASQFLQLVLAQELVLANQTRVASDQAQIDRANILLKAGSIPESTLLDSRSQLATDELNVITAQNQADLARLALLQLMNIDPATAQGFAIEVPALPDPDQEAPYVVDLNQTFQIAAGSKPEIRAADLRVQSARRSTDIARGGYYPRLFLSGSLSTVFSSSQSTRIFTGDSTSTQSIPVFQNTPLGLVPTSFQVVTGKQPNFQTLPTRFFDQLNNNYGKAIQFGLQIPVLNGLQVRTGVQRALINEQSAAVRAEQARLTLRQSIEQAYADARAAQLQYAAATRQVAALTLTQRNSEIRFNNGLLNGTEFNIAKNNLTFAVSNQLQAKYTFIFRRKVLDFYQGKPLAL is encoded by the coding sequence ATGAAAACTACACATCCGCTCCCGGGGCCCCGTTGGGTACCGGGCCTACTGGCGCTGCTGGGCGTGGCGCTGCTGCCGGCCGGGCCGGCACGGGCCCAAACGCCCGTTGCCCCGCCGGCCTTGGGCACGGGAACCCCAGCCGCGCCGGTGCCCACCGGGCCCTGGACGCTGCAAGCCGCCGTGGACTACGCCCTGGCGCACAACCTGACCGTGCGCCTCAACCAGCTCCAGGCCCAGGGCAACGGCCAGGTGCTGCGCCAGAGCAAAGCCGCCCTGCTGCCGACCGTCAACCTGAATGCCACCCAAGGCTGGAACTACGGCACCTACGTGAACCCGGTGACCTCGCAGTTCCAAAACGCCACCACCCGCTCCAATAATTTCGCGGGGCAGGCACAGCTGGTGCTGTTCCAGGGGTTTCAGCTGCGCAACACCATCAAGCGCAACGGGCTCGACTACGAGGCCAGCCTGCAGGATACCGAAAAGTCCCGCAACGACCTAAGCCTCAACGTGGCCTCGCAATTTTTGCAGCTGGTGCTGGCCCAGGAGCTGGTGCTCGCCAACCAAACGCGCGTGGCCAGCGATCAGGCGCAGATTGACCGCGCCAATATCCTGCTCAAGGCCGGCAGCATTCCCGAAAGCACGCTGCTCGACAGCCGCTCGCAACTCGCCACCGACGAGCTGAACGTGATTACGGCCCAAAACCAGGCCGACCTGGCCCGCCTGGCCCTGCTGCAGCTGATGAACATCGACCCGGCCACGGCCCAAGGCTTTGCGATTGAAGTGCCCGCGCTGCCCGACCCCGATCAGGAGGCGCCCTACGTGGTGGACCTCAACCAAACGTTCCAGATTGCCGCCGGGAGCAAGCCCGAAATCCGGGCGGCCGACCTGCGCGTGCAAAGCGCCCGCCGCAGCACCGACATTGCCCGGGGGGGGTACTACCCCCGGCTTTTTCTCAGCGGCTCGCTGTCCACGGTCTTCTCCTCGTCGCAGTCGACGCGCATCTTCACGGGCGACTCCACCAGCACCCAATCGATTCCGGTGTTTCAAAATACGCCCCTTGGGCTTGTTCCTACGTCTTTTCAGGTAGTTACCGGCAAGCAGCCCAACTTCCAAACGCTGCCGACGCGCTTCTTCGATCAGTTGAACAACAACTACGGCAAGGCCATCCAGTTCGGCCTGCAAATTCCGGTGCTGAACGGCTTGCAGGTGCGCACGGGTGTGCAGCGGGCCCTCATCAACGAGCAGTCGGCCGCCGTGCGCGCCGAGCAGGCCCGCCTCACGCTGCGCCAGAGCATCGAGCAGGCCTACGCCGACGCCCGCGCCGCCCAGCTCCAATACGCCGCCGCCACGCGCCAGGTGGCGGCCCTCACGCTCACCCAGCGCAATTCGGAAATCCGCTTCAACAACGGCCTGCTCAACGGCACCGAATTCAACATTGCCAAAAACAACCTCACCTTCGCCGTTTCCAACCAGCTACAGGCCAAGTACACCTTCATCTTCCGCCGCAAGGTGCTCGACTTTTACCAAGGCAAGCCGCTCGCGTTGTGA
- the sdaAB gene encoding L-serine ammonia-lyase, iron-sulfur-dependent subunit beta: MAEKSSIFDMIGPVMIGPSSSHTAGVVRIARAAIRILGAVPTEAVVTFYNSFARTYEGHGSDRAIVAGLLGYPPDDVRIRTAFDHAAEAGLHYTFQSVGNASTMHPNTIKLNLLDGATGRRVEVVGQSRGGGVVRIVEVDGFPADFSGALHTLIVDARDEPGSIAFIASVIAHDECNIATMFVSRKGKNDAARQFIEMDSPVKDLTLAYLRALGWVQHITYIPTLE; the protein is encoded by the coding sequence ATGGCAGAGAAATCCAGTATTTTCGACATGATTGGGCCGGTGATGATCGGGCCCAGCTCGTCGCACACGGCCGGGGTCGTGCGCATCGCGCGGGCCGCCATCCGCATCCTGGGGGCCGTGCCCACCGAGGCGGTGGTCACGTTCTACAACTCGTTTGCCCGCACCTACGAGGGCCACGGCTCCGACCGCGCCATTGTGGCCGGGCTGCTGGGCTACCCGCCCGACGACGTGCGCATCCGCACGGCCTTCGACCACGCCGCCGAAGCCGGCCTGCACTACACGTTCCAGAGCGTGGGCAACGCCTCCACCATGCACCCCAACACCATCAAGCTCAACCTGCTCGACGGGGCCACCGGCCGCCGGGTGGAGGTGGTGGGCCAGAGCCGCGGGGGCGGCGTGGTCCGCATCGTGGAGGTCGACGGCTTCCCGGCCGACTTCTCCGGGGCCCTGCATACGCTCATCGTCGACGCCCGCGACGAGCCGGGCTCCATCGCCTTTATTGCGTCGGTGATTGCGCACGACGAGTGCAACATCGCCACCATGTTTGTGAGCCGCAAGGGCAAAAACGACGCCGCCCGCCAGTTCATCGAGATGGACAGCCCGGTGAAAGACCTGACCCTGGCCTACTTGCGGGCCTTGGGCTGGGTGCAGCACATCACTTATATCCCCACGCTGGAATAG
- a CDS encoding tryptophan 2,3-dioxygenase family protein produces MATDPLASDEFSPAVLAQLRRLQSKYAADGQDLAAYLEGLYRADYVNYWDYIELDTLLSLQRPLTKLPDERIFIMYHQITELYFKLCLCEYEQLGALAAPTLGEVVLRVGRINRYFENLIDSFDVMVDGMDKPQFLAFRMALLPASGFQSVQYRLIEIASTALENLTDEEQRLALGQSPDHQQLFGCIYWKAGATVEETGAKALTLVEFERKYTAQLVAHAQAYEQRNVWAVVQRLPAAEQRHPRLVRALRQLDVSVNVNWPLMHFKSAVRYLQRDPTDVAATGGTNWRSYLPPKFQRRIFYPALWSTQELEDWGKGWVETALAETNE; encoded by the coding sequence ATGGCCACCGACCCGCTTGCTTCCGACGAATTTTCGCCCGCCGTGCTGGCCCAGCTGCGCCGCTTGCAAAGCAAGTACGCCGCCGACGGCCAGGACCTGGCCGCCTACCTCGAAGGCCTGTACCGCGCCGATTACGTCAACTACTGGGACTACATCGAGCTCGACACCCTGCTCTCGCTCCAGCGCCCGCTCACGAAGCTGCCCGACGAGCGCATCTTCATCATGTACCACCAAATCACGGAGCTGTACTTCAAGCTCTGCCTCTGCGAGTACGAGCAGCTGGGGGCCCTGGCCGCGCCCACGCTGGGCGAAGTGGTGCTGCGCGTGGGCCGCATCAACCGCTACTTTGAGAACCTAATCGACTCGTTCGACGTGATGGTGGACGGCATGGACAAGCCGCAGTTCCTGGCGTTCCGCATGGCCCTGCTGCCGGCCTCGGGCTTCCAGAGCGTGCAGTACCGCCTGATCGAAATCGCCAGCACGGCCCTCGAAAACCTCACCGACGAGGAGCAGCGCCTGGCCTTGGGCCAAAGCCCCGACCACCAGCAACTCTTCGGCTGCATCTACTGGAAAGCCGGCGCCACGGTGGAAGAAACCGGCGCCAAGGCCCTGACGCTGGTGGAGTTCGAGCGCAAGTACACGGCCCAGCTCGTGGCCCACGCCCAGGCCTACGAGCAGCGCAACGTGTGGGCCGTGGTGCAGCGCCTGCCCGCCGCCGAGCAGCGCCACCCGCGCCTGGTGCGGGCCCTGCGCCAGCTCGACGTGAGCGTGAACGTGAACTGGCCCCTGATGCACTTCAAGTCGGCGGTGCGCTACCTCCAGCGCGACCCCACCGACGTAGCCGCCACCGGCGGCACCAACTGGCGTAGCTACCTGCCACCCAAGTTCCAGCGCCGCATTTTCTACCCCGCCCTCTGGAGCACCCAGGAGCTGGAAGACTGGGGCAAAGGCTGGGTGGAAACCGCGCTGGCGGAAACGAACGAGTAA
- a CDS encoding DUF2911 domain-containing protein gives MQTRFFAPTLGALLFVVAAAQAQDAKPPEDKSKRPSPPATATAVVNGTTVTIDYSRPSLKGRKAFGELEPYGKVWRTGANEATTFTVDKPVKIEGKTLPAGKYGLFTIPTATTWTVIFNKVPNQWGAFKYKDADDALRVTVPAKKLAAPVEVFDITVDKAGKVAMKWDTTEVDFTVK, from the coding sequence ATGCAAACCCGTTTTTTCGCGCCGACCCTGGGGGCCCTGCTCTTCGTTGTGGCCGCCGCCCAGGCCCAGGACGCCAAGCCGCCGGAGGATAAGTCCAAGCGCCCCAGCCCGCCGGCCACCGCTACGGCCGTCGTGAACGGCACCACCGTCACCATCGACTACAGCCGCCCCTCACTGAAGGGCCGCAAGGCGTTCGGGGAGCTGGAGCCATACGGCAAGGTGTGGCGCACGGGCGCCAACGAGGCCACCACCTTCACGGTGGACAAGCCGGTGAAAATTGAGGGCAAAACGCTGCCCGCTGGCAAGTACGGCCTCTTCACCATTCCCACCGCCACCACCTGGACGGTCATTTTCAACAAAGTGCCCAACCAGTGGGGCGCCTTCAAGTACAAGGACGCCGACGACGCACTGCGCGTAACCGTGCCGGCCAAGAAGCTCGCTGCCCCGGTCGAGGTGTTTGACATCACGGTCGACAAAGCCGGCAAAGTGGCCATGAAGTGGGACACAACTGAGGTGGACTTCACCGTAAAATAG
- a CDS encoding NAD(P)/FAD-dependent oxidoreductase: protein MKQELEILLPPEVAFDEFARYEAILRQAGLRPGEADFVHLLRRSIDARGRQPLVRLRAEVYTGAPPRELFGPWFQYPGVAGARRTVLIVGAGPAGLFAALRCIELGLRPIVLERGKDVRARRRDLAAINKEQTVDSDSNYCFGEGGAGTYSDGKLYTRATKRGDVGRVLRRLVQHGATPDILVDAHPHIGTNKLPDVVRALREAITEAGGEVRFGARVTDFILENNQLRGVVLADGAALTADATVLATGHSARDIYELLHQRGVLIEAKPFALGVRVEHPQELIDRAQYRRPERGLLPAASYALVQQTEVQGRQRGVFSFCMCPGGFIVPAATAPGEVVVNGMSPSRRDSRFANSGIVAAVELEDLDVTQHGALAGLRFQQALEQRACQAAGGTQRAPAQLLGDFLKKKPSAQLLETSYQPGLVAVRMDDVLGPQLAERLRQGFASFGRKIPGYATNAAQIVGVESRTSAPVRIPRDQHTLQHPVVQGLFPCGEGAGYAGGIVSAAMDGERVAEAIAAQW from the coding sequence GTGAAACAAGAACTGGAAATATTGCTGCCGCCCGAGGTGGCCTTTGATGAATTTGCCCGCTACGAAGCTATTCTGCGCCAAGCCGGCCTGCGGCCCGGCGAGGCCGATTTCGTGCACCTGCTGCGCCGCTCCATCGACGCGCGCGGCCGGCAGCCGCTGGTGCGCCTGCGGGCCGAAGTGTACACCGGGGCCCCGCCGCGCGAGTTGTTCGGGCCCTGGTTTCAGTACCCGGGCGTGGCCGGCGCCCGGCGCACGGTGCTGATTGTGGGGGCCGGGCCGGCGGGGCTGTTTGCCGCCCTGCGCTGCATCGAGCTGGGCCTGCGGCCCATCGTGCTGGAGCGCGGCAAGGACGTGCGCGCCCGCCGCCGTGACCTGGCGGCCATCAACAAGGAGCAGACCGTGGACTCCGACTCGAACTACTGCTTCGGCGAGGGCGGTGCGGGCACGTATTCCGACGGCAAGCTCTACACCCGCGCCACCAAGCGCGGCGACGTGGGCCGCGTGCTGCGCCGCCTGGTGCAGCACGGCGCCACGCCCGATATCCTGGTCGATGCCCACCCCCACATCGGTACCAACAAGCTGCCCGACGTAGTGCGGGCCCTGCGCGAGGCCATTACCGAAGCCGGCGGCGAGGTGCGCTTTGGGGCCCGGGTGACGGATTTTATCTTGGAAAACAACCAGCTGCGCGGCGTGGTGCTGGCCGATGGCGCAGCCCTGACCGCCGACGCCACGGTGCTGGCCACCGGCCACTCGGCCCGCGACATCTACGAGCTGCTGCACCAGCGCGGGGTGCTCATCGAGGCCAAGCCGTTTGCCCTGGGCGTGCGCGTGGAGCACCCGCAGGAGCTGATTGACCGCGCCCAGTACCGCCGGCCCGAGCGCGGGCTGCTGCCGGCCGCCTCCTACGCCCTGGTGCAGCAAACCGAGGTGCAGGGGCGCCAGCGGGGCGTGTTTTCGTTTTGCATGTGCCCGGGCGGCTTCATTGTGCCCGCGGCCACGGCCCCCGGCGAGGTGGTGGTGAACGGCATGAGCCCCAGCCGCCGCGACTCGCGCTTCGCCAACTCGGGCATCGTGGCGGCCGTGGAGCTGGAGGACCTTGACGTAACCCAGCACGGGGCCCTGGCCGGCCTGCGCTTCCAGCAGGCGCTGGAGCAGCGCGCCTGCCAGGCGGCCGGCGGCACCCAGCGGGCCCCCGCCCAACTGCTCGGCGATTTCCTAAAGAAAAAACCTTCCGCCCAGCTGCTCGAAACTTCGTACCAGCCCGGCCTGGTAGCGGTGCGCATGGACGACGTGCTGGGGCCCCAGCTGGCCGAGCGCCTGCGCCAGGGCTTCGCCAGCTTCGGCCGCAAAATACCCGGCTACGCCACCAACGCCGCCCAAATCGTGGGCGTGGAAAGCCGCACCTCGGCCCCGGTGCGCATCCCGCGCGACCAGCACACCTTGCAGCACCCGGTGGTGCAGGGCCTGTTTCCGTGCGGCGAGGGCGCGGGCTACGCCGGCGGCATCGTGAGCGCCGCCATGGACGGCGAGCGGGTGGCCGAGGCCATTGCTGCCCAATGGTAG
- the aspA gene encoding aspartate ammonia-lyase has translation MSTSRIEHDFLGERALSDDVYYGIQTLRALENFRITGIPIRSEPLFVQALAYVKKGAALANKELGVLDPATADAIVAACDRVAAGEFDDQFLTDMIQGGAGTSVNMNANEVIANVALEALGHAKGAYQYCHPNNHVNCSQSTNDAYPTAFRIALNNKLVGYREALGALAEAFAAKGAEFHNVLKMGRTQLQDAVPMSMGDEFHAFATNLREELLRIDDSRRLISEINMGATAIGTGVNTPPGYAGLVTQHLRAVTGLDLSLAGDLIEATYDTGAYVQLSGVLKRTAVKLSKICNDLRLLSSGPRCGINEINLPALQPGSSIMPGKVNPVVPEVVNQTAFYVIGADLTVTMAAEAGQLQLNVMEPVISFALFTAISYLTNACDALREKCVVGITANAAHAAALVHNSIGIVTQLNPVLGYEASASIAKEALATGKSVHDIAVTERQLLTQAKWDEIFTFENLIRPVFMQ, from the coding sequence ATGAGCACTTCCCGCATTGAGCATGATTTCCTGGGCGAGCGCGCCCTCTCCGACGACGTGTACTACGGCATCCAGACGCTGCGGGCGCTGGAAAACTTCCGCATCACGGGCATTCCCATTCGCTCCGAGCCGCTGTTCGTGCAGGCGCTGGCCTACGTGAAAAAAGGCGCTGCGCTGGCCAACAAGGAGTTGGGCGTGCTGGACCCAGCCACTGCCGACGCTATTGTGGCGGCCTGCGACCGGGTGGCGGCGGGCGAGTTCGACGACCAGTTTCTGACCGACATGATTCAGGGCGGGGCGGGCACGTCGGTGAACATGAACGCCAACGAGGTGATTGCCAACGTGGCCCTGGAGGCGCTGGGCCACGCCAAGGGCGCGTACCAGTACTGCCACCCCAACAACCACGTGAACTGCTCGCAGAGCACCAACGACGCCTACCCCACCGCCTTCCGCATCGCCCTCAACAACAAGCTGGTGGGCTACCGCGAGGCCTTGGGGGCCCTGGCCGAGGCCTTCGCCGCCAAGGGCGCGGAGTTCCACAACGTGCTGAAAATGGGCCGCACCCAGCTGCAAGACGCCGTGCCGATGAGCATGGGCGACGAATTCCACGCCTTCGCCACCAACCTGCGCGAGGAGCTGCTGCGCATCGACGACTCGCGCCGGCTCATCTCGGAAATCAACATGGGGGCCACCGCCATCGGCACCGGCGTGAACACGCCGCCCGGCTACGCGGGCCTCGTCACGCAGCACCTGCGCGCCGTCACAGGCCTGGATTTGAGCTTGGCCGGCGACCTCATCGAGGCCACCTACGACACGGGGGCCTACGTGCAGCTCTCGGGCGTGCTCAAGCGCACGGCAGTGAAGCTCAGCAAGATTTGCAACGACTTGCGCCTGCTCAGCTCGGGGCCCCGGTGCGGCATCAACGAGATTAACCTGCCGGCCTTGCAGCCGGGCTCCAGCATCATGCCGGGCAAGGTGAACCCGGTGGTGCCCGAGGTGGTGAACCAAACGGCGTTTTACGTCATCGGCGCCGACCTCACGGTGACGATGGCCGCCGAGGCGGGCCAGCTGCAGCTCAACGTGATGGAGCCGGTCATTTCCTTCGCCCTGTTCACCGCCATTTCCTACCTCACCAACGCCTGCGACGCGCTGCGCGAGAAGTGCGTGGTGGGCATCACGGCCAACGCCGCGCACGCCGCGGCCCTGGTCCACAACAGCATTGGCATCGTCACGCAGCTCAACCCCGTGCTGGGCTACGAGGCCAGCGCCAGCATCGCCAAGGAGGCCCTGGCCACCGGCAAGTCGGTACACGACATTGCCGTGACCGAGCGCCAGCTGCTCACCCAGGCCAAGTGGGACGAGATTTTCACGTTCGAGAACCTGATCCGGCCCGTGTTTATGCAGTAG
- a CDS encoding carbonic anhydrase, which translates to MIPYETLFENNRQWIAQKTAGNPAYFAELAKAQTPDYLYIGCSDSRVTAEELMGVGPGEVFVHRNIANLVNNIDFNVMSVIEYAVKQLRVKHIIVCGHYNCGGVQAAMVPEDLGILNPWLRNIRDVHRQHAPELSAIADPQERYNRLVELNVREQCVNVIKTAVVQLAYLADGYPVVHGWVFDLHTGALIDLNIDFDGILKGIRDVYNLENPSPGAPPTA; encoded by the coding sequence ATGATTCCTTACGAAACGCTCTTCGAAAACAACCGCCAGTGGATTGCGCAAAAAACCGCCGGTAACCCAGCTTATTTCGCGGAATTAGCCAAAGCGCAAACCCCGGATTACCTCTACATCGGCTGCAGCGACAGCCGGGTGACGGCCGAAGAACTCATGGGGGTGGGCCCCGGCGAAGTGTTTGTGCACCGCAACATCGCCAACCTGGTGAACAACATCGACTTCAACGTGATGTCCGTCATCGAATACGCGGTCAAGCAGTTGCGGGTGAAGCACATCATTGTGTGCGGGCACTACAACTGCGGCGGCGTGCAAGCGGCCATGGTGCCGGAAGACCTGGGCATCCTCAACCCGTGGCTGCGCAACATCCGCGACGTGCACCGGCAGCACGCCCCGGAGCTGAGCGCCATTGCCGACCCGCAGGAGCGCTACAACCGGCTGGTGGAGCTGAACGTGCGCGAACAGTGCGTCAACGTCATCAAAACCGCCGTGGTGCAGCTGGCTTACTTGGCCGACGGGTACCCGGTGGTGCACGGGTGGGTGTTCGACCTCCACACGGGGGCCCTCATCGATTTGAACATCGACTTTGACGGCATTTTGAAGGGCATCCGGGACGTTTACAACCTGGAGAACCCTTCGCCCGGGGCCCCACCTACTGCATAA